The Thermoflavifilum sp. genome contains a region encoding:
- a CDS encoding translation initiation factor — protein MKKRTSSSGIVYSTDPDFFNQQADADAPQYPDRALQTLHIKLDQHHRKGKVVTLITGFMLPEDEMRQIAHGLKTSCGTGGTFEKETILLQGDFREKARQWLLKNGFTKVKG, from the coding sequence ATGAAAAAACGAACTTCCTCCTCTGGAATTGTTTACTCTACCGATCCCGATTTTTTCAATCAGCAAGCGGATGCAGATGCACCCCAATACCCTGACCGGGCATTGCAAACCTTACACATCAAGTTAGATCAACACCACAGAAAAGGAAAGGTAGTAACCCTGATCACAGGATTCATGCTGCCGGAAGATGAAATGCGACAAATTGCCCATGGCCTCAAAACGAGTTGCGGAACCGGCGGCACCTTTGAAAAAGAAACCATCTTGCTGCAGGGCGATTTTCGGGAAAAGGCTCGCCAGTGGCTGTTAAAGAATGGATTCACGAAAGTGAAAGGCTGA
- the rsfS gene encoding ribosome silencing factor translates to MLESISATTRQRQHKSTRLHKNSKIITSIIRAIQEKKGQRIVSLDLRKIPEAIADFFIICEADNSIQIKAIAEHVEEYVKKQVGESPYRQEGYTALKWVLLDYVNVVVHIFYPETRQFYKLEEMWSDAEQTEFPDA, encoded by the coding sequence TTGTTGGAATCCATATCTGCAACAACCCGACAGAGACAGCATAAGTCCACACGGCTTCACAAAAACAGCAAAATCATTACATCAATTATCAGGGCAATTCAGGAAAAGAAAGGGCAACGCATCGTTTCGCTTGACCTCAGAAAAATTCCTGAAGCTATCGCCGACTTTTTTATCATTTGCGAAGCCGATAATTCTATTCAGATCAAGGCCATTGCCGAACACGTGGAGGAGTATGTAAAAAAACAGGTAGGTGAATCTCCTTATCGACAGGAGGGCTACACAGCTCTGAAATGGGTATTGCTCGATTATGTAAACGTGGTGGTACATATTTTTTATCCGGAAACCCGCCAGTTCTATAAACTGGAAGAAATGTGGAGCGATGCCGAACAGACGGAATTTCCGGACGCTTGA
- the nadC gene encoding carboxylating nicotinate-nucleotide diphosphorylase has translation MNQVFSPERISFEERLHHFIREALAEDIGEGDHSTLCCISAQQEGRAMLVSQSTGILAGVAVATAIFRWLDPTCVVHGFKQDGESIQPGDAILQVSGRMRMILSAERLVLNCMQRMSGIATLTRKYVDQLKGTHARLLDTRKTTPNFRLLEKEAVRIGGGINHRMGLYDYLMLKDNHIDACGGIREAIRKARTYLEQNNISLPVEVETRNLQEVYEALEEGGIQRIMFDHFSPDEVSQAVQIVNGRCETEASGNIHLDNIAAYANTGVDFISVGALTHQAVSLDMHLKYLPTGSSCVR, from the coding sequence ATGAATCAGGTTTTTTCGCCGGAGCGGATTTCCTTTGAGGAACGCTTACATCATTTCATCAGGGAAGCACTTGCCGAAGATATTGGCGAGGGGGATCACAGTACCTTATGCTGCATTTCAGCCCAGCAAGAGGGCAGGGCTATGCTGGTCTCCCAATCCACGGGCATCCTGGCCGGTGTGGCCGTGGCCACGGCTATCTTTCGATGGCTGGATCCTACCTGTGTGGTACATGGTTTCAAACAGGATGGCGAGTCCATCCAGCCGGGTGATGCGATTCTGCAGGTGAGTGGCCGCATGCGCATGATTCTTTCCGCCGAACGCTTGGTGTTGAATTGTATGCAACGCATGAGTGGTATTGCCACACTGACCCGGAAATATGTAGATCAACTGAAAGGCACTCATGCGCGCCTGCTCGACACCCGAAAAACCACGCCAAACTTTCGCCTGCTGGAAAAAGAAGCCGTGCGCATCGGAGGCGGCATCAACCACCGGATGGGACTGTATGATTACCTGATGCTGAAAGACAATCATATCGACGCTTGCGGGGGCATACGCGAAGCAATCCGCAAAGCCCGGACTTATCTCGAGCAAAACAACATCAGCCTGCCCGTTGAAGTGGAAACCCGTAACCTCCAGGAAGTTTACGAAGCACTTGAAGAAGGCGGTATACAGCGGATCATGTTCGACCACTTCAGTCCGGATGAAGTCAGCCAGGCCGTACAAATCGTGAATGGCCGTTGTGAAACAGAAGCTTCGGGGAATATACACCTCGATAACATTGCGGCATACGCAAATACAGGAGTGGATTTCATATCGGTGGGGGCGCTTACGCACCAGGCCGTAAGCCTGGATATGCACCTCAAATATCTTCCCACGGGCAGCTCATGTGTACGTTGA
- a CDS encoding biotin--[acetyl-CoA-carboxylase] ligase produces MEFVLIRLDEVDSTNNYAMARIQHGGLPEGTVIQAMQQHAGRGQRNHAWISEPGKNLLVSLVLKPAVISHQPPFLLSMAVSAGLREAVASICQQDFYIKWTNDLYWDDKKAGGILIENTWKGQYWQYAVVGIGLNVNQQQFPEELPNPVSLSQITGREYELLDVLKQVYEQIMKRYRDLQGGKTRQLIEEYHRWLYRKDVEAWYENEGQRFRGIIREVLPDGHLIMDTPAGRKSWAFGQIAFVLD; encoded by the coding sequence ATGGAATTTGTCCTGATTCGATTGGATGAAGTGGATAGTACCAACAATTATGCCATGGCCCGGATTCAGCACGGAGGCCTGCCAGAAGGCACCGTGATTCAGGCCATGCAACAACATGCCGGTCGGGGTCAGCGCAATCATGCATGGATCAGCGAACCCGGCAAAAATTTACTGGTAAGCCTGGTGTTGAAGCCAGCGGTCATCAGCCATCAACCCCCATTTCTGCTCAGTATGGCTGTGAGTGCGGGCTTGAGGGAAGCCGTGGCCAGTATCTGCCAGCAAGATTTTTACATAAAATGGACAAACGACCTGTACTGGGATGACAAAAAGGCAGGGGGTATCCTCATCGAAAACACCTGGAAAGGGCAATACTGGCAATATGCGGTAGTGGGGATTGGGTTAAACGTAAACCAGCAACAGTTTCCAGAGGAATTGCCGAACCCCGTTTCTTTGAGCCAGATCACGGGTCGGGAATATGAACTGCTGGACGTACTCAAGCAAGTTTACGAGCAGATCATGAAGCGATACCGTGACTTGCAGGGAGGCAAAACCCGGCAGCTGATCGAGGAATACCATCGCTGGTTATATCGGAAGGATGTGGAAGCCTGGTATGAAAATGAGGGGCAGCGGTTTCGAGGCATCATCCGGGAAGTATTACCCGATGGACACCTGATTATGGATACTCCAGCAGGCAGGAAGAGCTGGGCCTTCGGCCAGATCGCATTTGTGCTGGATTAG
- a CDS encoding diacylglycerol kinase family protein: MHNPRAIPRIRLIINPRAGHRKRKALLRLLETALQRHRVAYEICWTTHAGHGRELAADAIAKGFEFVGVVGGDGSVNEVATAFVEAAATQPNTRLIIIPAGSGNGLARALHIPLSPRKAIELIHRGQIRWIDAGVANDKYFFSNAGVGFDALIARRFAGHTLRGIFTYVWLTIASFQQYRAKKYTLCLDGESHPERAFLIAIANGNQFGYAFKIAPHARPDDGWFEVCVIQPLNWGSLAKLAIQALRGRLTEQEKQVKFYRAKQLTIQRKKNIKWMQVDGEPVDIRHQGRVEIKLLPRVLPVIVPAKPE; the protein is encoded by the coding sequence ATGCATAACCCCAGAGCTATTCCACGGATCCGGCTGATCATCAACCCTCGCGCCGGTCATCGAAAACGCAAAGCGTTGCTTCGTTTACTGGAAACAGCTTTGCAAAGACATCGTGTGGCTTACGAGATTTGCTGGACAACCCACGCCGGCCATGGTCGTGAACTGGCAGCCGATGCGATAGCAAAAGGATTTGAATTCGTGGGCGTGGTCGGTGGCGATGGTTCCGTCAACGAAGTGGCTACAGCCTTCGTAGAAGCCGCTGCCACGCAGCCGAACACCCGGCTGATCATCATTCCCGCCGGTAGCGGCAATGGGCTTGCCCGCGCCTTACACATTCCGCTTTCACCCCGAAAAGCCATTGAACTGATCCACAGGGGTCAGATCCGGTGGATAGATGCCGGGGTCGCAAACGATAAATACTTTTTCAGCAATGCAGGCGTGGGATTTGATGCGCTCATTGCCCGTCGCTTTGCCGGACACACCCTCCGTGGGATATTCACCTACGTCTGGCTAACGATTGCTTCTTTCCAGCAGTACAGGGCCAAAAAATACACCCTTTGCCTTGATGGCGAAAGCCATCCGGAAAGAGCTTTTCTTATTGCCATTGCTAACGGCAACCAGTTTGGCTACGCTTTTAAAATAGCTCCTCACGCCCGCCCCGACGATGGCTGGTTTGAAGTATGTGTGATTCAACCCCTGAACTGGGGGTCTCTGGCAAAACTGGCCATTCAGGCACTTCGCGGACGATTAACCGAACAGGAAAAACAGGTAAAATTTTATCGTGCAAAGCAACTCACCATCCAGCGCAAAAAAAATATCAAATGGATGCAGGTGGATGGGGAGCCCGTAGATATCCGGCATCAAGGGCGTGTGGAAATTAAACTCCTTCCCCGGGTATTACCCGTAATAGTACCTGCTAAACCGGAATAA